In Marmota flaviventris isolate mMarFla1 chromosome 17, mMarFla1.hap1, whole genome shotgun sequence, a single genomic region encodes these proteins:
- the LOC114080610 gene encoding olfactory receptor 1468 produces MIGRNQSIISEFLLLGLPIQPEHQNLFYALFLAMYLTTVLGNLIIIVLIYLNSHLHTPMYLFLSNLSFSDLCFSSVTMPKLLQNMQSQVPSIPYAGCLTQMYFFLLFGDLESFLLVAMAYDRYVAICFPLHYTTIMSPKLCLSLVVLSWVLTVFHAMLHTLLMARLCFCAENVIPHFFCDMSALLKLSCSDTHVNELVIFITAGLILLIPFVLILLSYGRIVSSILKVPSARGIHKAFSTCGSHLSVVSLFYGTVIGLYLCPSTNNSTVKDTFMALMYTVVTPMLNPFIYSLRNRDMKVAMGRIFKKIPFSL; encoded by the coding sequence ATGATAGGAAGAAACCAATCTATCATCTCAGaattcctcctcctgggcctgcccATCCAGCCAGAACACCAAAACCTATTCTATGCCTTATTCCTGGCCATGTATCTTACTACTGTCCTTGGGAATCTCATCATTATTGTCCTCATTTACCTGAACTCCCATCTCCACACTCCCATGTATTTGTTTCTCAGCAACTTGTCCTTCTCTGACCTCTGCTTTTCCTCTGTTACAATGCCCAAATTGCTACAGAACATGCAGAGTCAAGTTCCATCCATTCCCTATGCAGGCTGCCTGACCCAAATGTACTTCTTTCTGCTTTTTGGAGACCTGGAGAGCTTCCTTCTAGtggccatggcctatgaccgctatgtggccatctgcttTCCCCTACATTACACCACCATCATGAGCCCCAAGCTCTGTCTCTCCCTGGTGGTACTGTCCTGGGTGCTGACCGTGTTCCATGCCATGCTCCATACCCTGCTTATGGCCAGATTGTGTTTCTGTGCAGAGAATGTGATTCCCCATTTTTTCTGTGATATGTCTGCCCTTCTGAAGCTGTCCTGCTCCGACACTCATGTCAATGAGTTGGTGATATTCATCACAGCAGGCCTCATTCTTCTCATTCCATTTGTCCTCATTCTTCTTTCCTATGGGCGCATCGTGTCCTCCATTCTCAAGGTCCCTTCTGCTCGAGGTATCCataaggccttctccacctgtggctccCACTTGTCTGTGGTGTCGCTGTTCTATGGGACGGTCATTGGACTCTATTTATGTCCATCAACTAATAACTCTACTGTGAAAGATACTTTCATGGCTTTGATGTACACGGTGGTGactcccatgctgaaccccttcatctacagcttGAGGAACAGAGACATGAAGGTAGCGATGGGAAGAATCTTTAAGAAAATTCCCTTTAGCTTATGA